Below is a genomic region from Fulvia fulva chromosome 5, complete sequence.
TAGATTCAGGAATAGGAAAGTGCCAGTGTCTTTCTGCATCATTGCAGGATCGACCTGCGTCTCCTCGAAGGCTTTAAAGGCCTCTGGAGATAGCATCTCCTCGAGATAAGGCAGCGCCCAGTGTACTGTTATTGCCCTATTCAAGGAGATCAATGTTAGCCGCAATGGCTCGAGTTGTGGACACGTCTTAGCGAACAGTTCTGGAGGCATAGGGCAGGCGGTCATGCAAAGCATCTCCCGAGCTCCTTGCTGCAGTTTACTGCCATTGCTAAATCTGGTGCATACCATCCCTGTCCCCGCGAATCAATGTCATCGTCTCTCTCGTAGATCTCGAAAGGGATGCCGACTTTCTTCAAGCCATTCGCTAGGGTCAGCCCAGCGATACCAGCGCCGATGATGATGACTGGTAGCTGAGGCATGCTGTATAGGTTGCGTGGGTGGGTCGACGTTAGTGGCGTGTCATGGCATACAGCGCTCTCGAATAATGGAGACGGCGGTGACGGAAAAGCATGTTCCTTTCACTTGACTCATTTGCGTTGCAGATGCAGTCAACCAACAGCCACGGAGTTCTCGGATAGCGGAGCAGCTTTGTCAGATTTGAGTTCGGCATCACCACCTGCAATACTTGGGTGACCACGTGATGTGCGCAAAGCTCCTGGAAGGGCTGGAAGGGTTCTGGGGATCGTTTCTGTCGACGTCTGTAGGTTCTGGAATGGTCAAACATAGGCAGTATACGGGCGAGAAGCGCGTGATTGTGCAGCGTCCTCATGCTGGTGTGATGTCAATGTGCCGACGTGTCATACATGTAGGCGCTCCCTATTGATTCCGTCGATACCATCATCATGGTTCACTGATGTGCTCTGGCGGGGGTCCATCATGCGCCCATGTGCCGGCTGAGAAATGTCGGTCGGCGGCGACAATATACAAAGCGCCTGAGATGGCAGAAATGCGAGTGGCTGGGTGCTGCGAGCGTACCCGACATGGGAGTGAATTTGGAGCGAGCACGCGTTCGAGGCGATCAGCTGCAAGCTACCTGTACGGGGAGCGGAGCGGTACCCTGCATCTTCCGAGCGCGAGCTGACAGTAGCGTGTCAGGGTCGCGATGTAGCATGTTGTGAGCAGACGAATGTCGAATTGCAGAGGCTTGTTGCATGGTGGACGTCGCCCTGTCGTTCAGGCGTGATGTACAAGGTCAGTCTGCAGCCTGCATGCGTTGGCTGTCCAATGAAGCACGTCCACGCAGCGCAGTGGGACTGGCATACGAATGAGGCATGGGCATGTGGCTACCCGGTGCTGGTCTTGCTTTGAGCGTAGGAGATTCGATGAAACAGACGACATTCATTATTACGAATGCAATGGCGGGATTGTGGCTGGCAACAGTGGTTGCTATGTCGTTTAGCGTTGTTTGCATCCCCACCGAAGCCAATAAACCCCTGTCCGCTCTTCTCCTCTCTCACACACGCCGCCATCTACATTCCTCACCCACGCTTCTGCACAATTGCTTTGTCTGTCAGCACCAGAACCACGTCACTCCATCCATTGGCCACGTACAAGAGCAGGCTACGAAGCAAGCTGGCAACCCACGCCGCTTCTCGCTTCTCGCTTCTCTACGTAGTCGATTGACTTGCTTGTTTGCTCTTACATCTTCGTGTGTGAGAGCCTTCGAGACAAGCACAGCTCGCCACGCTGGATTACGACGCCCGAGTACCGTAAGATCATCATTATCACCACCGCCATCACGGAAACACATACTAATAAAGACGCGCAGAGTCCCGTTCAGCGTCTTTCCATCCACCTACCGAAACCAAGAGACGTCAGAGACCACCGAGGTCAAGACTGACGAGCGTGTAACTGTCCAAGGCGCTGGACGGGAAGATCGTAAGGACCGATTTACCTCACAAACCGGCCCTTCCCGTCAAGACGACCGCTGCCGCGAAGACATCCGCATCTCAGAAACCGACCGCTACCGCACGGGTCGTGACAACAGAAGAGAGGACTACCGCGACGACAACCGCTTCACAGGCATCGGCCGCAACCAAGACCAAGCACACGTCGATTCTCGCGTAGACATCGACATCAACCGCAACACGTAAGTCGTCCCTCGCGAGCTGTCTCTCACCTTGTTTTGCCAGCCTCAGGCAGGCAGCACACCCGACTCCACACCCTCGCCCATGTCTCCACCATCACACCGTTTCTTTCTTTCCCCCTGACGACGCTTGGCAAACACGCTATGGCCTAGCTCCACTTAGTGTGTTGTCGCTCGAGCAACGCTGCCTCACCTTCCTCACCGTTCCATCCATTCCCTGTTGTCCTCCATCAGCTCTTGGAAGCACTTCCCTGCCTCCATATCATCGTGTCACCGGCTGACACTCCATTCCCTCTACAGCTACCGAGAGCCATACCAAAGGTACTCGGACGCACAGATCGACGTACAGGACCGCACCTACGACCGCGAGTACCCAACTCGTCACACCCCAGGCACCCAGATCGACTACGATACTCAAATCGACATCAACGAACGCGAGTACCGCAACCGCACCACCCCATTTGTCGAGTACCGAACTTCTCGTGAGTGGCAGGACAAGTCTACCTACCCACGTGAACACGCAGCAGACGGTTACGCCGAGCGTGAGCCTGTCCGCGTCGAAGAGAGAGTAACAGTCGACGACCGCACCGTCGACGCACCATCTCAAGTCCGCCACAAGCGTGATATGGGCTATTACGACGACGAAGGCCACTACCACAGCTTCCGTCACGGTCTCCACAAAGCCGCAGACCGCATCATCCACCCATTTGAGAGCCACGACCGCCgtcaccaccaccaccactcCGAGGGACGTGTTGAGCACGAAGAAGACGTTGTTGTCAAGGACCGCGAAGTCACCATGAGCGCACCAAGATACGACGGAGGAGAGCGCTCCTACCGCGCCGAGCGCCGTGGTGTGCCAAACACCATCACCATTCCATGCCACCACATCCGCATCGGTGACTTGCTCATCCTCCAGGGTCGTCCCTGCCAGGTCATCCGCATCACCACCTCTGCCCAGACTGGCCAGCACCGATACCTCGGTGTTGACCTCTTCACCAAGCAGCTCCACGAGGAGTCTTCCTTTGTCAGCAACCCAAGCCCATCGGTCGTTGTCCAGAACATGATTGGCCCCATCTTCAAGCAGTACCGCGTCCTGGACATCCGTGACGACGGCCGCGTTGTTGCCATGACCGAGACTGGTGATGTCAAGCAAGGCCTCCCAGTCCTCGACCAGAGCAGTCTCCTCAACCGTCTGCAAGACTCGTTCAACAACGGCCGTGGCAGCGTTCGCGTGCTCGTCATCAGCGACGAGGGCCGTGAGCTTGCTGTCGACTACAAGGTCGTTCATGGCAGCCGTCTGTAAACATGTCAATGTAAGTCGAGCTTTTCGTCCTGTGTCAGCTCACTGATGCTAACGAGATTCACAGTATGACAATCGTACATGACTCGCATAGCATGATGCCGTCACGTGAATGGAGAAGAAAAGTTGAGTTGATGGACGGCTACATTAGGATATCCTCTTCTCGATGTACCTTGATTGGAATGTCCTTTGCATGAGGAAGATATAATGGATCACGAGACTACGGCGTCTTCGGGTGCTGCTACTTCTTGGGACGACTAGTGTGATGGCCTGGACAGATTGTGAATAGTGCGTTTGCATCCAATGGAATGTGTTGTCAAGCAGCTCATGTGTCTCCTACTCTCGTTCCTGCTATGTCACGGCCCGAGCTCGCAGCTACAAGCTACCTCCCGAGCGATGATGTACGTCCATTGAGTGGGGTAACCATTGTTGTGTGGACTCCTGTTACCTCGTCTATTGCTGATATATAGCATAGGTACGGGAAACAAAGCGGCTCAATGATGCCGTCGTAGTCTATCTGATGTAAGTTCTTTCGGCATTCCCGCGACTCTATCATCCTTTCACCTACGAAAGAGAATACTACACCACACACATCATCACAAGATAACCATGGGCTCGATCGAACAAGACACATTCCTCGACTTCCCAGACCTTCCACCTTTCCCTTCAAACGTCCCCACCGCTCCCTTCCTCCGCATCAACCTGAAGAATCTCCTCGACGGCCACATCGACGAAGAGGAGAAGCTGTGGCGCGCATGCTGCGATCTTGGATTCTTCTACCTCGATCTTCGCGAGACCGTCGACGGCGAGGGCCTGATCCAGAGCGCCGAGGAGTGCTTCGGACTCGCGGAAGGTGTTTTCAGCCTTCCGGTTGAGGAGAAACAGAAGTATGACTTGATGGAGGAAGGGTCGTATTTTGGATACAAGGGGTATGGGAAAGGTGTGGTCGATAAGAAGGGTACTAGGGACAGAAACGAGTTCTGGAATATATCGAAAGATGATGTTATGGGGAGTGGGCAGAGGTTGGCGAATCCGGCGTCTATCTCGACGGAGGAGGCGAGGGCGAAGTTGAGGGGGGTTATGGTGCGGAGTCATGCTGTTGTTGATCTGGTGCTGGAGAGGGTGAATGGGAGGTTGGGACTGCCGGCTGGGACGTTGCAGGGTTTGCATAGGATTGAGGCGAGGAGTGGGGATCAGGTGAGGTGGGTGAGGAGTCCGCCGCAGGATGTGGATGATCGACAGCAGGCGTTGGGGGAGCATACGGATTTTGGGAGTGTGACGGTGCTGTTTAACCGGCTGGGGGGTTTGCAGGTGCTGCCGCCGGGGACGGAGGAGTGGGCGTATGTGAAACCGTTAAACGGACATTGTGTCGTGAATCTGGGCGATGCTATGGTGAAGTTTGTGAGTGTTTCAAGGGTGGGCTGACAGTGTGCAATGAGCTAATATTTGTCGTAGACTGCGGGCGTGTTGAGGAGTAATCTACACCGCGTAGTCAATCCTCC
It encodes:
- a CDS encoding Woronin body major protein, whose amino-acid sequence is MGYYDDEGHYHSFRHGLHKAADRIIHPFESHDRRHHHHHSEGRVEHEEDVVVKDREVTMSAPRYDGGERSYRAERRGVPNTITIPCHHIRIGDLLILQGRPCQVIRITTSAQTGQHRYLGVDLFTKQLHEESSFVSNPSPSVVVQNMIGPIFKQYRVLDIRDDGRVVAMTETGDVKQGLPVLDQSSLLNRLQDSFNNGRGSVRVLVISDEGRELAVDYKVVHGSRL
- a CDS encoding 2-oxoglutarate-dependent dioxygenase; translation: MGSIEQDTFLDFPDLPPFPSNVPTAPFLRINLKNLLDGHIDEEEKLWRACCDLGFFYLDLRETVDGEGLIQSAEECFGLAEGVFSLPVEEKQKYDLMEEGSYFGYKGYGKGVVDKKGTRDRNEFWNISKDDVMGSGQRLANPASISTEEARAKLRGVMVRSHAVVDLVLERVNGRLGLPAGTLQGLHRIEARSGDQVRWVRSPPQDVDDRQQALGEHTDFGSVTVLFNRLGGLQVLPPGTEEWAYVKPLNGHCVVNLGDAMVKFTAGVLRSNLHRVVNPPGEQGDQIRYSLVYFNRPEDDVILKVLDGSALIDEKKKKEPGFEEGEEISAKQWILNRAMGRRVGGDWKKGQGSDQSGIEKRDSGVAGS